The following are from one region of the Coffea eugenioides isolate CCC68of chromosome 2, Ceug_1.0, whole genome shotgun sequence genome:
- the LOC113759588 gene encoding ATP-dependent DNA helicase PIF1-like, translating into MSLKLNCEQKHAYDLILAACFSGQGKAFFVDGPGGTGKTFLYRSLLAALRSQGYIAIAIATSGIAASILPGGRTAHSRFKIPLDFSKNKACQLSKQSSVAKLLFECKLIVWDEASMAKRETIEAFDDLLRDIMDSGFPFGGKVVVFGGDFRQTLPVIERATKQVLVEASFPNSILWSKLHRLRLKQNMRAMLDPAFCQFLLRIGEGKERVDANGEITLPPDIVIPYYNKEESLNRLLESVFPDLQLYSKDPYTMINRCILAPKNSSVDELNELLINRFPGNLQVYISSDRTVEQRHQGDYEDFLNSQNPKGLPPHKLLLKENCPIMLLRNLNPNEGLCNGTRLICRELSSNIISAEIVFGTHARKRVFIPKIPLQTSDNERNGIPFIRTQFPVRLCFALTINKSQGQTLDYVGLYLREPVFSHGQLYVALSRARTAADLKVLLVPGTFDEKKIDCKTRNIVFNEIFALLQQ; encoded by the exons ATGTCTCTCAAGTTAAATTGCGAACAAAAACATGCTTATGACCTGATTCTTGCAGCATGTTTCTCTGGTCAAGGCAAGGCTTTTTTTGTTGATGGGCCAGGAGGCACTGGTAAAACATTCTTGTACCGATCACTACTTGCTGCATTAAGATCGCAGGGCTATATTGCCATTGCTATTGCCACTTCTGGCATTGCAGCGTCTATTCTTCCTGGAGGAAGAACAGCGCACTCAAGATTTAAGATACCATTGGACTTTTCGAAAAATAAAGCTTGTCAACTCAGCAAACAAAGCAGTGTTGCCAAATTGCTTTTTGAGTGTAAACTTATTGTTTGGGATGAGGCATCAATGGCTAAGCGAGAAACGATTGAAGCATTTGACGATCTTCTTAGAGACATAATGGATTCTGGTTTTCCTTTTGGAGGCAAGGTTGTCGTTTTTGGTGGAGATTTCCGACAAACCTTGCCAGTCATTGAGCGAGCGACGAAGCAAGTCCTCGTAGAAGCAAGCTTTCCTAATTCTATCCTTTGGTCTAAATTACATCGGCTGAGACTCAAGCAGAATATGAGAGCCATGTTAGATCCTGCTTTCTGTCAATTCTTACTAAGAATAGGCGAGGGAAAAGAACGTGTAGATGCAAATGGCGAAATCACTTTACCGCCTGATATAGTTATTCCTTACTACAATAAGGAAGAATCTTTAAACAG GTTACTTGAAAGTGTTTTCCCAGATTTGCAGCTGTATTCTAAAGATCCTTATACCATGATAAATAGATGCATCCTTGCTCCCAAAAATAGCTCAGTTGATGAGCTCAACGAGTTATTAATAAACAGATTTCCAGGAAATCTTCAAGTTTATATCAGTTCAGACCGGACAGTTGAGCAGCGGCATCAAGGAGACTATGAAGATTTTCTCAATTCACAAAATCCAAAAGGCCTTCCTCCTCACAAGCTGTTGCTAAAAGAAAACTGTCCTATTATGCTATTAAGGAATTTAAATCCTAATGAAGGGTTATGTAATGGCACAAGGTTAATATGTAGAGAGCTAAGTTCAAATATTATTTCTGCAGAGATTGTGTTTGGCACTCATGCACGAAAAAGAGTTTTCATTCCAAAGATACCTCTTCAGACATCTGACAATGAAAGGAATGGAATTCCGTTCATAAGAACTCAATTTCCTGTCCGGCTTTGCTTTGCTTTAACCATTAATAAATCGCAAGGACAGACTCTAGATTATGTTGGCCTTTACTTGCGTGAACCTGTTTTCTCGCACGGACAGCTATATGTCGCACTCTCTAGAGCTAGGACAGCTGCTGATCTTAAGGTCCTTCTTGTTCCTGGAACGTTTGATGAGAAAAAGATTGACTGCAAAACTAGGAATATTGTCTTTAATGAGATTTTTGCTTTGCTTCAGCAATAA